One genomic window of Nakamurella panacisegetis includes the following:
- a CDS encoding LLM class F420-dependent oxidoreductase, with protein sequence MDLRIFTEPQQGASHADLLAVAQATRAGGFSAFFRSDHILAMGAGDGLPGPSDSMVSLGALASSVPDIRFGTLVTAATFRHPSMLAIAAATIDDISGGRLDLGLGAGWYEAEHRAYGVEFGSSFGERFDRMTEQLEILTGLWGTPIGERFDHEGRYYQLAGAPGLPKPIQTGRDGRPRIPLVLGGHGPKRTPALAARFADDFNVGFSDLAATTAGHDRVRAACEAIGRDPGDVVYSAALPVCCGSNPQELARRAAAIGRDLDELRSTGLAGSPAEVLDQLGAFAAAGTQRMYLQVLDLHDLDHIALLGEHVRPAIADR encoded by the coding sequence ATGGATCTCCGCATCTTCACCGAACCTCAGCAGGGTGCGTCGCACGCCGACCTGCTGGCCGTAGCGCAGGCCACCCGTGCCGGCGGTTTCAGTGCCTTCTTCCGCTCCGACCACATCCTGGCCATGGGAGCGGGTGACGGGCTGCCCGGCCCGTCCGATTCGATGGTCAGCCTCGGTGCCCTGGCCTCGTCGGTACCGGACATCCGATTCGGCACGCTGGTCACCGCAGCCACTTTCCGTCACCCGTCCATGCTGGCCATCGCCGCCGCGACCATCGACGACATTTCTGGCGGACGCCTCGACCTCGGCCTCGGAGCCGGCTGGTACGAAGCGGAACACCGGGCCTACGGCGTGGAATTCGGCTCGTCGTTCGGCGAGCGGTTCGACCGGATGACCGAGCAATTGGAAATCCTCACCGGCCTGTGGGGAACCCCGATCGGTGAGCGTTTCGACCATGAGGGCCGGTACTACCAGTTGGCCGGCGCTCCCGGTCTACCGAAGCCGATCCAGACGGGCCGCGACGGTCGTCCGCGCATTCCGCTGGTTCTGGGCGGCCACGGCCCGAAGCGCACACCCGCTCTGGCGGCCCGCTTCGCCGACGATTTCAACGTCGGGTTCAGTGATCTCGCCGCGACCACGGCCGGCCACGACCGCGTCCGCGCCGCCTGCGAAGCCATCGGGCGCGACCCCGGTGACGTGGTCTACTCGGCCGCGTTGCCGGTCTGCTGCGGCTCGAACCCGCAGGAACTGGCCCGACGCGCGGCCGCGATCGGGCGCGACCTGGACGAACTGCGCAGCACCGGACTGGCCGGCTCACCGGCCGAGGTGCTGGACCAGCTCGGCGCGTTCGCCGCGGCCGGTACCCAACGGATGTACCTACAGGTCCTGGACCTGCACGACCTCGATCACATCGCGCTCCTGGGCGAGCACGTGCGGCCCGCCATCGCCGACCGGTAG
- a CDS encoding YbaK/EbsC family protein, with product MTTPTLGKLDLVPASADHMAAPVAATLEGWAGPAVYTAAIDPELSDTAAFCAHYDVGLDVSANCVIVSGKRDGELRWAAVVVLASTRADVNGVVRRLVDVRKVSFASMDDAVSLTGMEYGGITPIGLPAGWPIFIDAAVTTAGLVIIGSGVRSSKIAIDGAALADLPGARVIDGLAR from the coding sequence GTGACCACTCCCACGCTCGGAAAGCTCGATCTCGTCCCGGCCAGCGCCGATCACATGGCCGCGCCGGTGGCCGCCACCCTGGAGGGTTGGGCCGGTCCGGCCGTCTACACGGCGGCGATCGACCCGGAGCTGAGCGACACCGCAGCGTTCTGCGCGCACTACGACGTCGGGCTGGACGTGTCGGCGAACTGCGTGATCGTCAGCGGCAAGCGCGACGGCGAGCTGCGCTGGGCGGCGGTGGTCGTCCTGGCCAGCACCCGGGCCGACGTCAACGGTGTGGTCCGCCGGCTGGTCGACGTCCGGAAGGTCTCCTTCGCCTCGATGGATGACGCGGTGTCACTGACCGGCATGGAGTACGGCGGCATCACTCCGATCGGCTTGCCGGCCGGGTGGCCGATCTTCATCGATGCGGCGGTGACCACCGCCGGCCTGGTGATCATCGGGTCCGGCGTGCGCTCGTCGAAGATCGCCATCGACGGCGCCGCGCTGGCCGACCTGCCCGGGGCCCGGGTGATCGACGGCCTCGCCCGCTGA
- the dusB gene encoding tRNA dihydrouridine synthase DusB yields the protein MGTVSTATAPAGPEVVPTADVLKIGPFQVWPPIVLAPMAGITNTSFRGLCREFGAARSSERIPGDAGAELRPTATETIAGLYVCEMVTTRALVARDWKTMEMIRFGPQEQPRSLQLYGVDPVVVGQAVRMVVEEDLADHIDLNFGCPVPKVTRKGGGSALPYKRKLFEAILQSAVREAGHLPVTIKMRIGIDDDHVTFADAGRIAQASGIAAVALHGRTAIQHYSGQADWSAIARLKEVVTDIPVLGNGDIFRASDALDMMARTGCDGVVVGRGCQGRPWLFAELAAAFEGRPAPTPPDLRAVAAVLTRHAELLGLEMGPERGIRDLRKHIAWYLKGFAAGSEIRRELGMVSSLDQLSELLSRLDLDQPFPDAAEGPRGRQGSPQGRVVLPYGWLDDPDEMIVPSDAELDAGGG from the coding sequence ATGGGCACCGTGAGTACCGCCACCGCCCCCGCCGGCCCCGAGGTTGTCCCGACCGCCGACGTGCTGAAGATCGGCCCGTTCCAGGTATGGCCGCCCATCGTGCTGGCCCCGATGGCCGGCATCACCAACACCTCCTTCCGGGGTCTGTGCCGCGAGTTCGGAGCCGCGCGATCCTCGGAACGGATCCCGGGTGACGCCGGCGCGGAACTGCGCCCGACGGCGACCGAGACCATCGCCGGCCTCTACGTGTGCGAGATGGTCACCACCCGGGCGCTGGTCGCGCGCGACTGGAAGACCATGGAGATGATCCGGTTCGGACCGCAGGAGCAGCCACGCTCGCTGCAGCTCTACGGGGTCGACCCGGTGGTCGTCGGGCAGGCGGTCCGAATGGTGGTGGAGGAAGACCTCGCCGATCACATCGACCTGAACTTCGGCTGCCCCGTCCCGAAGGTGACGCGGAAGGGCGGCGGATCCGCGCTGCCCTACAAGCGGAAGCTGTTCGAGGCGATCCTGCAGTCTGCGGTCCGTGAGGCCGGCCACCTGCCGGTGACCATCAAGATGCGGATCGGGATCGATGACGACCATGTCACCTTCGCCGACGCCGGCCGGATCGCGCAGGCGTCCGGCATCGCCGCGGTCGCGCTGCACGGCCGGACTGCCATCCAGCACTACTCCGGCCAGGCCGACTGGTCCGCCATCGCCCGGCTCAAGGAGGTCGTCACCGACATTCCCGTGCTCGGCAACGGTGACATCTTCCGAGCCTCGGACGCATTGGACATGATGGCCAGGACCGGCTGTGACGGTGTGGTCGTAGGCCGCGGTTGCCAGGGCCGCCCGTGGTTGTTCGCCGAACTGGCGGCGGCCTTCGAGGGCCGTCCCGCACCCACCCCACCCGACCTGCGCGCCGTCGCTGCGGTGCTGACCCGGCACGCCGAACTGCTGGGCCTGGAGATGGGCCCCGAACGCGGAATCCGCGATCTGCGCAAGCACATTGCTTGGTATCTCAAGGGTTTCGCCGCCGGTTCGGAGATCCGGCGGGAACTTGGCATGGTGTCCAGCCTCGACCAGCTCAGCGAGTTGCTGTCCCGCCTCGACCTCGACCAGCCGTTCCCGGACGCCGCTGAGGGACCGCGCGGGCGGCAGGGCTCCCCGCAGGGTCGCGTGGTGCTGCCCTACGGGTGGCTCGACGATCCGGACGAGATGATCGTGCCGTCCGACGCCGAGTTGGACGCCGGCGGCGGTTGA
- a CDS encoding LCP family protein: protein MSDEPRDGSTAGDGTSPSGPAGSPPSHAASPPPDAASTPSAPWERPRRWNQNSLDATRVDDLLARLGGAEDAPSGRRRRRQAESDTGESVSASDLIAALTSDEPDGDQAPAAAVPSASTVPPTAAPAATSLPAEPAAATSPAAEPAGGTSPEAGVTVPVGPAWVTRPVGPPPTAAEVITPQPVNVAAAEATMVLPPRIGPNDPAPIRDLGDDPRTDFIPKMVGTTAEQAEADSIRAALQRSSAADPTEVVSFVPLAAAAGTAGDPPPPVDGNKRLEHSDPPPRRRRGLLYASRTVAALVAFITLLGVGVEWKIKDRADAGLAANKVAAVNLTDTHISAARTAATTYTNSNGVKTTEAAPPKTTYAAENILLLGSDTRAGGNGNAGDSNSSTSNGVANSDTLMVAHISGDRQHVTILSIPRDLIIPAPSCKLWNAGTNKYSDQSNDISPGQTYHINSAFSVGGPKCTVTAVQTLTGLGITRVIGIDFKGFQSMVDALGGVTVNVCRPVIDTELGTVVPNTGTQTIHGEQALNLVRARHVVGDTESDLARIRRQQIVLSAILRQVTAAGTLLNPSKLDNFLQAFTKNTFTDNVTVENLVTLAGSLGSLDPAHVTFYTLPTVPSTKVSGALDVDSSKAPAIFDDLVNDLPLPGEITTTSAKPKPTPVTPAPTTAAPSLKITVSPAKVDLEVYNVTGQANVATTAQQKLNAVGFNVTGDQLFKPDKGTQSGTTVLYAPTNRAAALTVAAAVPGSTLVVTPGLGTTVRLMLGASYAGAIDAVTVGAQAPASLATAVSTGPSIDTTAASSSGTATSGTTSLSSVNAGARTCI from the coding sequence GTGAGCGACGAGCCGCGCGACGGCAGTACCGCGGGCGACGGAACCAGCCCATCCGGACCGGCCGGTTCGCCGCCGAGCCACGCCGCATCGCCGCCGCCCGACGCCGCCTCGACCCCGTCAGCCCCCTGGGAGCGGCCGCGACGCTGGAATCAGAATTCGCTCGACGCAACCAGGGTCGATGATCTGTTGGCCCGACTGGGCGGCGCGGAAGACGCACCCTCCGGCCGTCGCCGCCGCCGCCAGGCTGAGTCCGACACCGGCGAGAGTGTCTCGGCGAGCGACCTGATCGCCGCTCTGACCAGCGACGAACCCGATGGCGATCAGGCGCCGGCCGCAGCCGTTCCGTCGGCGTCCACCGTTCCCCCGACTGCCGCGCCGGCCGCCACATCCCTACCCGCCGAACCTGCGGCCGCCACGTCTCCGGCGGCCGAACCCGCCGGTGGCACCTCGCCGGAGGCCGGCGTCACGGTGCCGGTCGGGCCGGCCTGGGTGACCCGTCCCGTCGGGCCACCGCCCACGGCTGCGGAAGTCATCACCCCGCAGCCGGTGAACGTCGCGGCAGCCGAAGCGACGATGGTCCTACCGCCCCGGATCGGGCCGAACGACCCGGCTCCCATTCGCGATCTGGGTGACGACCCCCGCACCGACTTCATCCCCAAGATGGTCGGCACCACGGCCGAGCAAGCCGAAGCCGACTCGATCCGCGCGGCGCTCCAGCGGAGCAGTGCTGCCGATCCGACCGAGGTCGTCTCGTTCGTTCCGCTGGCGGCTGCGGCCGGAACGGCCGGCGACCCGCCGCCCCCCGTCGACGGCAACAAGAGGCTCGAACATTCCGATCCGCCGCCCCGTCGGCGACGCGGACTGTTGTACGCCAGCCGCACGGTGGCCGCACTGGTTGCCTTCATCACGCTGCTGGGCGTCGGAGTCGAGTGGAAGATCAAGGATCGGGCCGATGCCGGGCTCGCAGCCAACAAGGTCGCCGCGGTGAACCTGACCGACACCCACATCTCGGCCGCCCGGACCGCGGCCACCACCTACACGAACTCCAACGGCGTCAAGACGACCGAGGCGGCCCCGCCGAAGACGACCTACGCCGCCGAGAACATCCTGCTTCTCGGCTCGGACACCCGGGCCGGTGGCAACGGGAACGCCGGCGACTCCAACTCCTCCACGAGCAACGGGGTCGCCAATTCCGACACGCTGATGGTGGCGCACATCTCCGGCGACCGGCAGCACGTGACGATCCTGTCGATCCCCCGCGATCTGATCATCCCGGCCCCGTCCTGCAAACTCTGGAACGCCGGCACCAACAAATACTCCGACCAGAGCAACGACATCAGCCCCGGCCAGACGTACCACATCAACAGCGCATTCTCGGTGGGCGGCCCGAAATGCACGGTGACCGCCGTGCAGACCTTGACCGGGCTCGGCATCACCCGCGTCATCGGCATCGACTTCAAGGGGTTCCAGTCGATGGTGGACGCCCTGGGCGGCGTCACCGTCAACGTCTGCCGACCGGTGATCGACACCGAACTGGGCACGGTCGTGCCGAACACCGGCACTCAGACCATTCACGGGGAGCAGGCACTGAACCTGGTCCGCGCACGCCACGTCGTCGGCGACACCGAATCCGACCTGGCCCGCATCCGCCGTCAGCAGATCGTGTTGTCGGCCATCCTGCGTCAGGTGACCGCGGCCGGGACCTTGCTCAACCCGTCCAAGCTGGACAACTTCCTGCAGGCCTTCACCAAGAACACCTTCACCGACAACGTCACGGTGGAGAACCTGGTCACGCTGGCCGGTTCGCTCGGCAGCCTGGATCCGGCCCACGTCACGTTCTACACCCTCCCGACCGTGCCGAGCACGAAGGTGTCGGGCGCCCTCGACGTGGATTCCAGCAAGGCCCCGGCCATCTTCGACGATCTGGTCAACGACCTGCCCCTCCCGGGCGAGATCACCACCACCTCGGCCAAGCCGAAGCCCACCCCGGTCACGCCGGCGCCGACCACGGCCGCCCCCAGTCTGAAGATCACCGTCAGCCCGGCCAAGGTCGACCTGGAGGTCTACAACGTCACCGGGCAGGCCAATGTGGCCACCACCGCCCAGCAGAAGCTGAACGCGGTCGGGTTCAACGTGACCGGCGATCAGCTGTTCAAGCCGGACAAGGGAACGCAGTCCGGCACGACCGTGCTCTACGCCCCGACCAACCGCGCGGCCGCGCTGACCGTCGCCGCCGCCGTTCCGGGGTCGACCCTGGTCGTCACCCCGGGGCTCGGGACGACGGTCCGGCTGATGCTCGGTGCGTCCTACGCCGGGGCGATCGATGCCGTGACCGTCGGCGCCCAGGCCCCGGCCTCGCTGGCCACCGCGGTCAGCACCGGCCCGTCCATCGACACGACCGCGGCCAGCTCGTCCGGCACCGCGACCTCCGGCACCACCAGCCTCTCGTCGGTCAATGCCGGCGCCCGCACCTGTATCTAG
- the phoU gene encoding phosphate signaling complex protein PhoU, which produces MREAYQIRLNDLGDHGARMCQVASDALRDATKALLTADLALAEKVIATDVQLDEMRASSETVAFEILALQAPVASDLRAVVSALWIVADLQRMGALAIHVAKAARRRHPAQVIPTEVRPIFERMGRVGVHLADQAGKVLQERDIELARVMESEDDLMDDLHQEMFAALLSPNWTHGVEPAVDLSLLGRFYERFADHAVAVARRVVFLVTGENVGGDTTPTAFTPPER; this is translated from the coding sequence ATGCGCGAGGCTTATCAGATCCGGCTCAACGACCTCGGCGACCACGGGGCCCGTATGTGCCAAGTGGCCAGTGACGCTCTGCGTGACGCCACCAAAGCACTGCTGACGGCCGACCTTGCGCTGGCCGAGAAGGTCATTGCGACCGACGTCCAGCTCGATGAGATGCGTGCCAGCTCCGAGACCGTCGCGTTCGAGATCCTTGCCCTTCAGGCGCCGGTGGCCTCCGACCTGCGGGCCGTCGTCTCGGCGTTGTGGATCGTCGCGGACCTCCAGCGGATGGGCGCCCTCGCCATCCACGTGGCCAAGGCAGCCCGACGCCGGCACCCGGCGCAGGTCATCCCGACCGAGGTCCGCCCCATCTTCGAGCGTATGGGGCGCGTCGGGGTGCACCTGGCCGACCAGGCCGGCAAGGTGCTGCAGGAGCGTGACATCGAGCTCGCCCGGGTGATGGAGTCCGAGGACGACCTGATGGACGACCTGCACCAGGAGATGTTCGCCGCGCTGCTTTCGCCCAATTGGACCCACGGCGTGGAGCCGGCCGTAGATCTGTCGCTCCTGGGCCGCTTCTACGAGCGCTTCGCCGACCACGCCGTCGCCGTCGCCCGACGCGTGGTGTTCCTGGTGACCGGAGAGAACGTCGGCGGCGACACCACCCCGACCGCCTTCACCCCGCCCGAACGCTGA
- the pstB gene encoding phosphate ABC transporter ATP-binding protein PstB, whose amino-acid sequence MAKRIDVENLNVYYSDFLAVEGASINIAPLTVTAFIGPSGCGKSTFLRTLNRMHEVIPGGRVTGRVELDGEDLYGPGIDPVNVRRTVGMVFQKANPFPTMSIYDNVIAGYKIAGTRKSKNAFDDIVERSLRGANLWEEVKHRLNRPGAGLSGGQQQRLCIARAIAVEPEVLLMDEPCSALDPISTLAIEDLICELKTSYTIVIVTHNMQQAARVSDRTAFFNLAGVGQPGKLVEYDETAKIFSNPGQKATEDYISGRFG is encoded by the coding sequence ATGGCCAAGCGCATCGACGTCGAAAATCTGAATGTCTACTACAGCGATTTCCTCGCGGTCGAAGGGGCCTCGATCAACATCGCACCACTGACCGTCACGGCGTTCATCGGTCCCTCCGGTTGCGGCAAGTCCACCTTCCTGCGGACCCTCAACCGGATGCACGAGGTGATTCCGGGCGGCCGCGTCACCGGCCGGGTCGAACTCGACGGTGAGGACCTCTACGGGCCGGGCATCGATCCGGTGAACGTGCGCCGCACCGTCGGGATGGTGTTCCAGAAGGCCAACCCGTTCCCGACCATGTCGATCTACGACAACGTCATCGCGGGGTACAAGATCGCCGGGACGCGAAAGTCGAAGAACGCCTTCGACGACATCGTCGAGCGTTCGCTCCGCGGCGCCAACCTGTGGGAGGAGGTCAAGCACCGGCTGAACCGTCCCGGGGCCGGCCTCTCCGGCGGTCAGCAGCAGCGACTGTGCATCGCCCGGGCCATCGCCGTCGAGCCGGAGGTGCTGCTGATGGACGAGCCGTGCTCGGCCCTCGACCCGATCTCCACGCTGGCCATCGAGGACCTGATCTGCGAGCTGAAGACCAGCTACACGATCGTCATCGTCACCCACAACATGCAGCAGGCGGCCCGCGTCTCCGACCGCACCGCCTTCTTCAACCTGGCCGGGGTCGGCCAGCCGGGCAAACTCGTCGAGTACGACGAGACCGCGAAGATCTTCTCCAACCCGGGCCAGAAGGCCACCGAGGACTACATCTCCGGCCGCTTCGGCTGA
- the pstA gene encoding phosphate ABC transporter permease PstA, which yields MTTIARPTARPTPSALVGARLPKSAPYLSGAAGVLLALALKATLGWTGWLTAFFSAALLFVLLLTGWSFAVEGKRRAKDRFASTLIYSSFVAAVVPLVLILSYIVYKGLPAFNLNFFTHSMNGITADEPGGGVYAALIGTLEQVGLAAVVSLPIGLFTAIYLVEYGRGVFARLVTFFVDVMTGVPSIVAGLFVYTFLLLGTDHRPFGAAGSIALAILMLPVVVRSSEEMLKLVPRELREASFALGVTRWRTIVKIVVPTALSGLITSALLAIARVAGETAPLILLVGYADRINGSPFSADQAALPMMVWDQLGKRTGAGGAYGDSRAWGAALVLVLLVLILNLAARLLARLAKPKSR from the coding sequence ATGACGACGATCGCTCGTCCAACGGCCCGGCCGACGCCCTCGGCGCTGGTCGGAGCCCGGCTGCCGAAATCGGCGCCCTACCTGTCCGGCGCGGCCGGTGTCCTGCTGGCGCTCGCGCTGAAGGCCACCCTGGGCTGGACCGGTTGGTTGACCGCCTTCTTCTCGGCCGCGTTGTTGTTCGTCCTGCTGCTCACCGGCTGGTCGTTCGCGGTCGAGGGCAAGCGCCGGGCCAAGGACCGGTTCGCCTCGACGTTGATCTACTCCAGCTTCGTGGCCGCCGTCGTCCCGCTGGTCCTGATCCTGAGCTACATCGTCTACAAGGGTCTGCCGGCGTTCAACCTGAACTTCTTCACCCACTCGATGAACGGCATCACCGCCGACGAGCCCGGTGGCGGGGTCTACGCGGCGTTGATCGGCACTCTCGAGCAGGTCGGCCTGGCCGCTGTGGTGTCGCTGCCCATCGGGTTGTTCACCGCGATATATCTGGTTGAGTACGGCCGCGGCGTCTTCGCCCGGCTGGTCACCTTCTTCGTGGACGTGATGACCGGTGTCCCGTCCATCGTGGCCGGACTCTTCGTCTACACCTTCCTGCTCCTGGGCACCGACCACCGCCCGTTCGGGGCGGCCGGTTCGATCGCGCTGGCCATCCTGATGCTTCCGGTGGTCGTGCGCTCGTCGGAGGAGATGCTCAAGCTGGTGCCGCGGGAGCTCCGGGAGGCGAGCTTCGCGCTGGGCGTCACGCGGTGGCGCACCATCGTCAAGATCGTCGTCCCGACCGCGTTGTCCGGTCTGATCACCTCGGCCTTGCTGGCCATCGCCCGCGTCGCCGGTGAGACCGCGCCGCTGATCCTGCTGGTCGGATACGCCGACCGAATCAACGGCAGCCCGTTCTCCGCCGACCAGGCCGCACTGCCGATGATGGTCTGGGACCAGCTCGGCAAGCGCACCGGCGCGGGCGGCGCCTACGGTGATTCGCGGGCCTGGGGTGCCGCTCTGGTGCTCGTGTTGCTCGTGTTGATCCTGAACCTGGCCGCCCGCCTGCTCGCCCGCCTGGCCAAGCCCAAGTCCCGCTGA
- the pstC gene encoding phosphate ABC transporter permease subunit PstC, whose amino-acid sequence MTGDADPDDPAAGLDGADLEEMAAAHTTAATEAARRRLTGLVRTNSQVHASPRPGVRVGHGQSISGRAVRRGDVIFRGMAAGSGGLVLVIMAAIAIFLVWKALPAITGPNNGNLLTTQAWNFPSDDPSDIPTWGIAALLFGTVVSALIAIVIGVPIAIGIALFIAHYAKRRLATLLGGVVDLLAAVPSLVFGMWGLYFLVPSTRGFQSWLSEYFGWLPFLHNRTATQASQFGQSLLIAGVVLAIMIIPTVSAVTREVFLQVPGETMDAAWALGATKWEMVRAAVLPFGRAGMISAAMLGLGRALGETIAVALVLNSGFTINTHITEQGGDTFASTIALKFGEAASNNLGIGALITAGLFLFGITLVVNSIARLVIARRKEFS is encoded by the coding sequence GTGACCGGCGACGCCGACCCGGACGATCCAGCGGCCGGACTCGACGGCGCTGACCTGGAAGAGATGGCGGCCGCGCACACCACGGCGGCCACCGAGGCTGCGCGGCGTCGGCTGACCGGCCTCGTCCGGACCAACTCACAGGTCCACGCCAGTCCGCGCCCTGGAGTGCGGGTCGGGCACGGCCAGAGCATCAGCGGGCGGGCCGTGCGGCGCGGCGACGTCATCTTCCGCGGTATGGCCGCCGGATCCGGCGGCCTCGTGCTGGTGATCATGGCCGCCATCGCCATCTTCCTGGTCTGGAAGGCGTTGCCGGCCATCACCGGCCCGAACAACGGCAATCTGCTCACCACCCAAGCCTGGAACTTCCCGTCCGACGATCCGAGCGACATCCCGACCTGGGGCATTGCCGCCTTGCTGTTCGGCACCGTGGTGTCCGCCCTGATCGCGATCGTCATCGGGGTGCCCATCGCCATCGGGATCGCGTTGTTCATCGCCCACTACGCCAAGCGGCGCCTGGCCACCCTGCTCGGTGGCGTGGTCGACCTGCTGGCCGCCGTCCCGTCCCTGGTCTTCGGCATGTGGGGCCTGTACTTCCTGGTGCCGTCAACCCGCGGGTTCCAGAGCTGGCTGTCGGAGTACTTCGGGTGGCTGCCCTTCCTGCACAACCGGACCGCGACGCAGGCCAGCCAGTTCGGTCAGAGCCTGCTCATCGCCGGCGTGGTTCTGGCCATCATGATCATCCCGACCGTCTCGGCCGTCACGCGCGAGGTCTTCCTGCAGGTGCCGGGGGAAACCATGGACGCCGCGTGGGCCCTCGGCGCCACCAAGTGGGAAATGGTGCGCGCCGCGGTGCTTCCGTTCGGTCGCGCCGGAATGATCTCGGCCGCGATGCTCGGCCTCGGCCGGGCACTGGGCGAGACCATCGCGGTGGCCCTGGTGCTCAACTCCGGTTTCACCATCAACACGCACATCACCGAACAGGGCGGCGACACCTTCGCCTCGACCATTGCGCTCAAGTTCGGTGAGGCGGCCTCCAACAACCTCGGTATCGGCGCCCTGATCACGGCCGGGTTGTTCCTGTTCGGCATCACCCTGGTCGTCAACTCGATCGCGCGCCTGGTGATCGCCCGGCGGAAGGAGTTCTCCTAG
- the pstS gene encoding phosphate ABC transporter substrate-binding protein PstS, translating into MKTTRITGLLALAAAAALTLSACGSDNNSSSSSTSASSASAASSASAAPASAAASSPASAPASSAAAASSPAAASSATSSSAAASSGTSTGGATFAGAGFTCATGTLRSSGSTAQGTVMAQWIKDYNTKCGATINAYGGGGSGKGVTDFTSNQTDFGGSDSALKTAQFADAKSKRCNNNDAINLPMVTGPISLSYNLSGVSKLILTPKVLVGIFGGKITNWNDPAIAAINPGVTLPSLAIATVHRSDSSGTTDNFTKYLTAAGDWTFTGGKSWTAPGGTGAQGSDGVAKAISSTTGSIGYVEWGFAQSNKLSYAEIDNGGGAVALTAESAGKAVTAAKVVGTGKDLSLKLDYATKEAGAYPVILVTYEVVCSAGNGDKAALLKSFLGYTATDGQASLVSLGAAPLPAEIQTKVVAAVKALA; encoded by the coding sequence GTGAAGACCACGCGTATCACCGGCCTGCTGGCCCTGGCGGCCGCGGCCGCACTGACCCTGAGTGCCTGCGGCAGTGACAACAACTCGAGCTCTTCGTCGACGAGCGCCAGCTCGGCCTCGGCGGCCTCCAGCGCGTCGGCCGCCCCGGCTTCCGCCGCTGCCTCGAGCCCCGCTTCCGCCCCGGCATCGTCCGCAGCCGCGGCCTCCAGCCCGGCCGCGGCCAGTTCGGCCACGAGCAGCAGCGCCGCGGCGTCCTCGGGCACATCGACCGGCGGCGCCACGTTCGCCGGAGCCGGCTTCACCTGCGCCACCGGCACCCTGCGTTCGTCCGGATCCACCGCCCAGGGCACCGTCATGGCGCAGTGGATCAAGGACTACAACACCAAGTGCGGCGCCACCATCAACGCCTACGGCGGCGGCGGTTCGGGCAAGGGTGTCACCGACTTCACGAGCAACCAGACCGACTTCGGTGGGTCCGACTCGGCTCTGAAGACGGCGCAGTTCGCCGACGCGAAGTCCAAGCGCTGCAACAACAACGATGCGATCAACCTGCCGATGGTGACCGGCCCGATCTCGCTGAGCTACAACCTGTCGGGTGTCAGCAAGCTGATCCTGACCCCGAAGGTGCTGGTCGGTATCTTCGGCGGCAAGATCACCAACTGGAACGACCCGGCCATCGCCGCGATCAACCCCGGCGTGACCCTGCCGTCCCTGGCCATCGCCACCGTGCACCGCAGCGACAGCTCGGGCACCACGGACAACTTCACCAAGTACCTGACGGCGGCCGGCGATTGGACGTTCACCGGCGGCAAGTCCTGGACCGCCCCGGGCGGCACTGGCGCCCAGGGCAGCGACGGCGTGGCCAAGGCCATCTCCTCGACCACCGGTTCCATCGGCTACGTCGAGTGGGGCTTCGCTCAGAGCAACAAGCTGAGCTACGCCGAGATCGACAACGGCGGCGGCGCGGTGGCCCTCACGGCCGAATCCGCAGGCAAGGCCGTGACCGCGGCCAAGGTCGTCGGCACCGGCAAGGACCTGTCCCTGAAGCTCGACTACGCGACCAAGGAGGCCGGCGCGTACCCGGTCATCCTCGTCACGTACGAGGTCGTCTGCTCCGCCGGTAACGGCGACAAGGCCGCCCTGCTGAAGTCGTTCTTGGGCTACACGGCCACCGACGGCCAGGCTTCGCTGGTCTCCCTCGGTGCCGCTCCGCTCCCGGCCGAGATCCAGACCAAGGTCGTCGCCGCGGTCAAGGCCCTGGCCTGA